A window of the Motilibacter rhizosphaerae genome harbors these coding sequences:
- a CDS encoding glycoside hydrolase family 3 protein: MRRSRSALVTGIALLASGAVAPLASSAHAATTQQSATQQAATQDDTSTTIGQPALDANGCPVIPTTLPHLEDWPHVQSRVTDPKAVEARVASLLSKMTLAEKIGQMTQPEIGSITPDQVRQYHIGSVLNGGGSWPGGNKHATQADWLALADAYWQASVVSNAQTRIPVMWGIDAVHGNNNVYGATLFPQNIALGAAHDPCLVRDVEHATAQQVRSTGQDWAFAPTIAVPQDDRWGRTYEGFSEDPRITRAYGFAAVDGLQGSSASGPGKNDVIATAKHYMGDGGTDGGKDQGVNSSTEDVMRNLHAQGYYGALAAGTQTVMASFNSWTNADAGITEGKIHGSKKALTDILKTKMGFDGLVVSDWNGIGQVAGCTNSSCPQAINAGIDVVMVPADWKAFIDNTTAQVLDGEIPMSRIDDAVTRILRVKVRSGVLDEPMPSARKNAGDPDALDARALARKAVRESLVLLKNNGSVLPLPRTDRVLVVGKSADSIANQSGGWSLSWQGTGNTNADFPNGTSILGGLQKTLGTNHVTFSETADGVDVSKYDAVIAVVGETPYAEGVGDIGKRSLQASKIYPADLAVLDKVSGKGKPVVTVFLSGRPLWVNDELNRSDAFVAAWLPGTEGQGVADLLVKSGYDFTGKLSYSWPKGSCQTPLNAGQEGYDPLFPLGYGLTYGSKATVPQLDETSTGSCTPAGGGGTATDDLVLFDRGSVDPYRAWIGGPDNWGGNEVPNDVNAVTSQSTINARTTDVDVQQDGRLITWTGTGQYYLQSPQPTDLSSYLNAGSALEFDTIVKQAPTATTTISIHCVYPCFSDVPAKAFFGKLPLNQKVTVKIPLSCFDDGRLDFSNVNTAFLVYTEGPMQAAFANVRWVPGGAKDADAVKCSDFTG, encoded by the coding sequence GTGCGCCGCTCCCGCAGCGCCCTGGTCACCGGCATCGCCCTGCTCGCGAGCGGCGCGGTGGCCCCGCTCGCGAGCAGCGCGCACGCCGCGACGACCCAGCAGTCGGCGACGCAGCAGGCCGCGACGCAGGACGACACGAGCACGACCATCGGCCAGCCGGCCCTCGACGCCAACGGCTGCCCGGTCATCCCGACGACGCTGCCCCACCTCGAGGACTGGCCGCACGTCCAGAGCCGGGTGACCGACCCGAAGGCGGTCGAGGCGAGGGTCGCCTCGCTGCTCTCGAAGATGACCCTCGCCGAGAAGATCGGCCAGATGACGCAGCCGGAGATCGGCTCCATCACGCCGGACCAGGTGCGGCAGTACCACATCGGCTCGGTGCTCAACGGCGGCGGCTCCTGGCCCGGCGGCAACAAGCACGCGACCCAGGCCGACTGGCTGGCGCTGGCCGACGCGTACTGGCAGGCGTCGGTCGTGAGCAACGCGCAGACGCGCATCCCGGTCATGTGGGGCATCGACGCCGTCCACGGCAACAACAACGTCTACGGCGCGACGCTCTTCCCGCAGAACATCGCGCTGGGCGCGGCGCACGACCCGTGCCTCGTCCGCGACGTCGAGCACGCGACCGCCCAGCAGGTCCGCTCCACCGGCCAGGACTGGGCGTTCGCGCCCACCATCGCGGTGCCGCAGGACGACCGCTGGGGCCGTACCTACGAGGGCTTCTCCGAGGACCCGCGCATCACCCGGGCCTACGGCTTCGCCGCGGTCGACGGCCTGCAGGGCAGCTCGGCGAGCGGCCCCGGCAAGAACGACGTCATCGCCACGGCCAAGCACTACATGGGCGACGGCGGCACCGACGGCGGCAAGGACCAGGGCGTCAACTCCTCGACCGAGGACGTCATGCGCAACCTGCACGCGCAGGGCTACTACGGCGCGCTCGCCGCGGGCACCCAGACGGTGATGGCCTCCTTCAACAGCTGGACCAACGCCGACGCCGGCATCACCGAGGGCAAGATCCACGGCAGCAAGAAGGCCCTCACCGACATCCTCAAGACCAAGATGGGCTTCGACGGGCTGGTCGTCTCCGACTGGAACGGCATCGGCCAGGTCGCCGGCTGCACCAACTCCAGCTGCCCGCAGGCCATCAACGCGGGCATCGACGTCGTCATGGTGCCGGCGGACTGGAAGGCCTTCATCGACAACACCACCGCGCAGGTGCTCGACGGCGAGATCCCGATGTCGCGCATCGACGACGCGGTGACCCGCATCCTGCGGGTGAAGGTCCGCTCGGGCGTCCTCGATGAGCCGATGCCCTCCGCGCGCAAGAACGCCGGTGACCCCGACGCGCTCGACGCGCGGGCGCTCGCGCGCAAGGCGGTGCGCGAGTCCCTGGTGCTGCTCAAGAACAACGGCAGCGTCCTCCCGCTGCCGCGTACGGACCGCGTGCTCGTCGTCGGCAAGAGCGCCGACAGCATCGCCAACCAGAGCGGCGGCTGGTCGCTCAGCTGGCAGGGCACCGGCAACACCAACGCCGACTTCCCGAACGGCACGTCGATCCTCGGCGGCCTCCAGAAGACCCTCGGCACCAACCACGTCACCTTCTCCGAGACCGCCGACGGTGTCGACGTCTCGAAGTACGACGCCGTCATCGCGGTCGTCGGCGAGACGCCGTACGCCGAGGGCGTCGGTGACATCGGCAAGCGCTCGCTGCAGGCCTCGAAGATCTACCCGGCCGACCTCGCCGTGCTGGACAAGGTGTCCGGCAAGGGCAAGCCCGTCGTGACGGTGTTCCTCAGCGGTCGCCCGCTCTGGGTCAACGACGAGCTCAACCGCTCGGACGCCTTCGTGGCCGCGTGGCTGCCGGGCACCGAGGGCCAGGGCGTCGCCGACCTGCTCGTGAAGTCCGGCTACGACTTCACTGGCAAGCTGTCCTACAGCTGGCCGAAGGGCTCCTGCCAGACGCCGCTCAACGCCGGGCAGGAGGGCTACGACCCGCTGTTCCCGCTGGGCTACGGCCTGACCTACGGCTCCAAGGCGACCGTGCCGCAGCTGGACGAGACCTCGACCGGCAGCTGCACGCCGGCCGGTGGCGGCGGGACGGCGACCGACGACCTGGTGCTCTTCGACCGCGGCTCGGTCGACCCGTACAGGGCCTGGATCGGCGGCCCGGACAACTGGGGCGGCAACGAGGTCCCCAACGACGTGAACGCCGTCACCTCGCAGAGCACGATCAACGCCCGCACCACGGACGTCGACGTGCAGCAGGACGGCCGGCTCATCACCTGGACCGGGACTGGCCAGTACTACCTGCAGAGCCCGCAGCCGACGGACCTCAGCAGCTACCTCAACGCGGGCAGCGCGCTGGAGTTCGACACGATCGTCAAGCAGGCCCCCACGGCCACGACGACGATCAGCATCCACTGCGTCTACCCGTGCTTCTCCGACGTGCCGGCGAAGGCGTTCTTCGGGAAGCTCCCGCTGAACCAGAAGGTGACGGTGAAGATCCCGCTGTCGTGCTTCGACGACGGCCGGCTGGACTTCTCCAACGTCAACACCGCGTTCCTCGTCTACACCGAGGGCCCGATGCAGGCGGCCTTCGCCAACGTCCGGTGGGTGCCGGGCGGCGCCAAGGACGCGGACGCCGTGAAGTGCTCTGACTTCACCGGCTAG
- a CDS encoding YegP family protein, which produces MTSAARFHFFSRRASVAPGVEWRLLAGNNRELGRAALPSVDLEACRRAVGRLLRELPGGTATVIPTEGRWTWRLVSAAGEPLACAPHSYARRTEATSALSGFRAAAPAAVLLEPDAPVRATVDLRMAGRPAVRTET; this is translated from the coding sequence ATGACGAGCGCTGCGCGCTTCCACTTCTTCTCCCGCCGCGCCTCCGTCGCGCCGGGCGTGGAGTGGCGCCTGCTCGCCGGCAACAACCGGGAGCTGGGGCGGGCCGCCCTCCCCTCGGTCGACCTCGAGGCCTGCCGCCGCGCGGTCGGTCGGCTGCTGCGCGAGCTGCCCGGTGGGACCGCGACGGTCATCCCCACCGAGGGGCGCTGGACCTGGCGGCTGGTGTCCGCTGCCGGCGAGCCGCTGGCCTGCGCCCCGCACAGCTACGCCCGGCGCACCGAGGCGACCAGTGCCCTCAGCGGGTTCCGCGCCGCGGCGCCGGCCGCCGTGCTCCTCGAGCCCGACGCCCCCGTCCGCGCGACGGTCGACCTGCGGATGGCGGGCCGTCCGGCCGTGCGGACGGAGACGTGA
- a CDS encoding substrate-binding domain-containing protein, translating into MRTNLAGAVGRRRRAAVLKLVVVLAALLPVGLLSAGPAMADDYVSITGSGSSWAANALSDWIANIRQQGISINYNDNGSSAGRQNFHDNTVDFAVSEIPYKFDDPNEVTPPAGSYAYMPIVAGGTAFMYHLEIGGQLFTNLKLTQAAVADIFTNNVHYWDDPEIVASNPGVALPHSSIIPIARSDGSGTTAEITSWLNQQFSSKWNAYCGSLKRSSCGVTSFFPYPDNSSFVAQSSSTGSAEYIKENDGTIGYDEYSYAKLSGYPVAKILNAAGYFALPTAQNDAVALTAAKINTNQNDPAHYLTQDLSDVYTNPDPRTYPLSSYSYFIVPTQVAGKFNNDKGKTLGAFAYYFLCEGQQDADKLGYSPLPVNLVQAALEQVSKIPGVDEQSIDIANCGNPTFDGKHLDVNLLAQNAPQPDACDKQGADCGGAGGVQQPATTDPNGAPGGVTPADSGSGGGGAAPAGGTTAPAAAGGAAPGGGTAAGGAAAGAGGAAAGGTVAGAKPGTTGAAGGTTTVVDPNTGEVKTVPTGGGSGSGGGGAAAGSPTKTVVDPETGEVKTVPVSAATGSSATGGGTVGTAGASAAAGAVAGASGTVAGGGTVLAGAVPVSTSTSLSGGVGTNALIALLALTLVLTVAAPPLVARLVSKRRSS; encoded by the coding sequence GTGAGGACGAACCTCGCCGGTGCGGTCGGCCGGAGGCGGCGTGCCGCGGTCCTGAAGCTGGTCGTCGTGCTCGCCGCGCTGCTGCCCGTCGGCCTGCTGTCCGCGGGCCCCGCCATGGCGGACGACTACGTCTCGATCACCGGCTCCGGCTCGAGCTGGGCGGCCAACGCGCTGAGTGACTGGATCGCGAACATCCGGCAGCAGGGCATCTCCATCAACTACAACGACAACGGCTCCTCGGCCGGTCGGCAGAACTTCCACGACAACACCGTGGACTTCGCCGTCTCCGAGATCCCGTACAAGTTCGACGACCCCAACGAGGTCACCCCGCCGGCCGGCTCGTACGCGTACATGCCGATCGTCGCCGGCGGCACGGCGTTCATGTACCACCTGGAGATCGGCGGGCAGCTCTTCACCAACCTGAAGCTGACCCAGGCGGCGGTCGCGGACATCTTCACCAACAACGTGCACTACTGGGACGACCCCGAGATCGTGGCGAGCAACCCCGGCGTCGCGCTGCCGCACTCCTCGATCATCCCCATCGCCCGCAGTGACGGCTCCGGCACGACGGCCGAGATCACGTCCTGGCTCAACCAGCAGTTCTCCAGCAAGTGGAACGCCTACTGCGGCTCCCTGAAGCGCTCCTCCTGCGGCGTCACGTCGTTCTTCCCCTACCCCGACAACTCGAGCTTCGTCGCGCAGTCCAGCTCGACGGGGTCGGCGGAGTACATCAAGGAGAACGACGGCACGATCGGCTACGACGAGTACTCCTACGCCAAGCTCAGCGGCTACCCGGTCGCCAAGATCCTCAACGCGGCGGGCTACTTCGCGCTGCCGACGGCGCAGAACGACGCCGTGGCGCTGACGGCCGCGAAGATCAACACGAACCAGAACGACCCGGCGCACTACCTGACCCAGGACCTGAGCGACGTCTACACCAACCCGGACCCGCGGACCTACCCGCTGTCGAGCTACAGCTACTTCATCGTGCCGACGCAGGTGGCCGGGAAGTTCAACAACGACAAGGGCAAGACGCTCGGGGCGTTCGCGTACTACTTCCTCTGCGAGGGGCAGCAGGACGCCGACAAGCTCGGGTACTCCCCGCTGCCGGTGAACCTCGTGCAGGCCGCCCTCGAGCAGGTGTCGAAGATCCCGGGGGTCGACGAGCAGAGCATCGACATCGCCAACTGCGGCAACCCGACCTTCGACGGCAAGCACCTCGACGTGAACCTCCTGGCGCAGAACGCGCCGCAGCCTGACGCCTGCGACAAGCAGGGTGCGGACTGCGGTGGTGCCGGCGGGGTCCAGCAGCCCGCGACGACGGACCCCAACGGTGCGCCCGGCGGCGTGACGCCCGCCGACAGCGGCTCCGGTGGCGGTGGCGCGGCTCCCGCTGGGGGCACGACGGCGCCCGCAGCGGCAGGCGGAGCCGCACCAGGTGGAGGGACTGCTGCGGGCGGGGCGGCCGCGGGCGCCGGTGGTGCTGCGGCGGGCGGCACGGTCGCCGGGGCGAAGCCTGGGACCACGGGCGCGGCCGGGGGGACCACGACCGTCGTCGACCCGAACACCGGTGAGGTGAAGACCGTCCCGACCGGGGGCGGCTCCGGCTCCGGCGGGGGCGGTGCCGCCGCGGGCAGCCCGACCAAGACCGTGGTCGACCCCGAGACCGGTGAGGTGAAGACCGTCCCGGTGAGCGCAGCGACCGGGAGCAGCGCGACCGGTGGCGGAACGGTCGGGACCGCCGGGGCGAGCGCTGCTGCCGGAGCCGTCGCCGGTGCTTCCGGGACGGTGGCAGGGGGAGGCACGGTCCTCGCCGGCGCCGTACCCGTCTCGACGTCGACCAGCCTGAGCGGCGGGGTCGGCACCAACGCCCTCATCGCCCTGCTGGCGCTGACGCTCGTGCTCACGGTCGCGGCACCTCCGCTCGTCGCGCGGCTCGTCTCGAAGCGCAGGTCGTCGTGA
- the pstA gene encoding phosphate ABC transporter permease PstA, translating to MSTPTLSRAPEVREEPRLLVEERRDLRSVRSTDVLAVIGAAISATCLTALLFDLGPYSGTIGFLATAYALFLVLYGTLVSLDEGPLVVKDRLVAALAHTAALVVLSALVGILVYIGWQGHSALMHRNFFTQDMTTTPPLSPLTSGGIGHAIVGTAEQISIALVLTVPLGISAAVYITQTRTKLSMFLRTLTEAMTALPSIVAGLFVYAAYILAFGLRFSGHAAALALSVEMLPIIIRTAVVVLRLVPSTLLEAAYALGAPQWQAVRYVVLPTARSGLATAVILGMARGIGETSPVLITAGFTTAYNWDPLQEPQVSLPLFVFKMAHSPDPNMVARAFGAAAVLLALVLVLFVIARLLGGRGPGHQSVRQRRRAATRSVRDDRRITTLLTLRAEGHTPTDGDAGLSVVFEKH from the coding sequence GTGAGCACGCCGACCCTCTCCCGCGCTCCCGAGGTCCGCGAGGAGCCGCGCCTGCTCGTCGAGGAGCGCCGCGACCTCCGGAGCGTCCGCTCGACCGACGTGCTGGCCGTCATCGGTGCGGCGATCTCGGCGACGTGCCTCACCGCGCTGCTGTTCGACCTCGGGCCGTACAGCGGCACCATCGGCTTCCTCGCCACGGCGTACGCGCTGTTCCTCGTGCTCTACGGGACGCTGGTCTCGCTGGACGAGGGCCCGCTCGTCGTCAAGGACAGGCTCGTCGCCGCGCTCGCGCACACAGCAGCGCTGGTCGTGCTCAGCGCCCTCGTGGGGATCCTCGTCTACATCGGGTGGCAGGGCCACTCCGCCCTGATGCACAGGAACTTCTTCACGCAGGACATGACGACGACGCCACCCCTGTCGCCGCTCACCAGCGGGGGCATCGGCCACGCGATCGTCGGCACCGCCGAGCAGATCAGCATCGCCCTCGTGCTCACGGTCCCGCTCGGGATCAGCGCCGCGGTCTACATCACGCAGACCCGGACCAAGCTCAGCATGTTCCTCCGCACGCTGACCGAGGCCATGACCGCGCTCCCGTCGATCGTGGCCGGGCTCTTCGTCTACGCGGCGTACATCCTGGCGTTCGGACTGCGCTTCTCCGGCCACGCCGCAGCTCTGGCGCTGTCGGTCGAGATGCTGCCCATCATCATCCGCACCGCCGTGGTCGTGCTCCGCCTGGTCCCGAGCACACTGCTCGAGGCGGCGTACGCGCTCGGAGCGCCGCAGTGGCAGGCAGTCCGGTACGTCGTGCTGCCCACCGCGCGCTCCGGTCTCGCCACCGCCGTGATCCTCGGCATGGCCCGCGGCATCGGGGAGACGTCGCCGGTGCTCATCACGGCGGGCTTCACGACCGCCTACAACTGGGACCCGCTGCAGGAGCCGCAGGTCTCACTGCCGCTGTTCGTCTTCAAGATGGCGCACTCGCCGGACCCGAACATGGTCGCCCGGGCGTTCGGTGCCGCGGCGGTCCTGCTCGCGCTCGTCCTCGTGCTCTTCGTCATCGCCCGCCTGCTCGGTGGTCGCGGCCCGGGCCACCAGAGCGTCCGGCAGCGGCGCCGCGCCGCGACCCGCTCGGTGCGCGACGACCGGCGGATCACCACCCTGCTCACCCTCCGCGCGGAGGGTCACACCCCCACTGACGGCGACGCTGGTCTGTCCGTCGTCTTCGAGAAGCACTAG
- the pstC gene encoding phosphate ABC transporter permease subunit PstC, which yields MSALVAVPPSGSTDEQRRTLRDRPTAADRTFRSYVLGAGLVVLVVMVLIGSFLSLRAGEALRKAGFSFFTTQSWHTEQGGRFGVLAILVGTFIIAVVAIVVALPLSLGTALYISEYSPRGLRRLLVSLVDLMAAIPSVVYGIFGAFFLQPDILVNGPQGDGLPRWLATYFGFFPFFHVSGADPRNPLATGTVYTASSFNAGLVVGFMLTPIMSSIMREVFQQAPLGEREGAYALGATRWGMIRSVVLPYGLGGIIGGTMLGLGRALGETVAVYMIVSPVFVIQPHILQKGAISISSLIALRFGDANGLALSALMAAGLTLFFVTLAVNSLAAVIVSRSRSGAADL from the coding sequence TTGAGCGCCCTGGTCGCCGTTCCCCCGTCCGGGTCCACGGACGAGCAGCGGCGTACGCTCCGCGACCGGCCCACGGCGGCTGACCGGACGTTCCGCAGCTACGTGCTCGGCGCGGGCCTCGTCGTCCTCGTCGTCATGGTGCTCATCGGCTCCTTCCTGTCACTGCGGGCAGGCGAGGCCCTGCGCAAGGCCGGGTTCTCCTTCTTCACCACCCAGTCCTGGCACACCGAGCAGGGCGGCAGGTTCGGCGTCCTCGCGATCCTCGTCGGGACCTTCATCATCGCGGTCGTCGCGATCGTGGTGGCCCTGCCGCTCTCGCTCGGCACGGCGCTCTACATCTCGGAGTACTCCCCGCGCGGCCTGCGCCGCCTGCTGGTGAGCCTCGTCGACCTCATGGCCGCGATCCCCAGCGTGGTCTACGGCATCTTCGGCGCGTTCTTCCTGCAGCCGGACATCCTGGTCAACGGGCCGCAGGGCGACGGCCTGCCGCGGTGGCTGGCGACGTACTTCGGCTTCTTCCCCTTCTTCCACGTGAGCGGCGCCGACCCGCGCAACCCGCTGGCCACCGGGACGGTCTACACCGCGTCGTCCTTCAACGCCGGCCTCGTCGTCGGCTTCATGCTCACGCCGATCATGAGCTCGATCATGCGCGAGGTCTTCCAGCAGGCCCCGCTGGGAGAGCGCGAGGGCGCGTACGCGCTGGGGGCCACGCGCTGGGGGATGATCCGCTCGGTCGTGCTGCCGTACGGCCTCGGCGGCATCATCGGCGGGACGATGCTCGGCCTCGGCCGCGCGCTCGGGGAGACCGTCGCGGTCTACATGATCGTGTCGCCGGTCTTCGTCATCCAGCCGCACATCCTGCAGAAGGGCGCCATCTCGATCTCGTCGCTGATCGCGCTGCGCTTCGGTGATGCCAACGGTCTCGCGCTCTCCGCGCTCATGGCGGCCGGGCTCACGCTCTTCTTCGTCACGCTGGCCGTGAACTCGCTCGCTGCGGTCATCGTGTCCCGCTCGCGCTCCGGGGCGGCGGACCTGTGA
- a CDS encoding LacI family DNA-binding transcriptional regulator, producing MAPRSTTRPAVPTLATVAAAAGVSPATASRVINGSARVSDGHRAAVEAAVARLGYVPNRAARSLATRRTGALALVVREPVSFGVSDPYLSTCVIAASQALVGTGSHLVVMVGRDEEEAAAVGDFVRSGHVDGVLLLSVHRGDPLPAQLQAVGVPLVLGGRPPDPLPGAAYVDVDNLGGGASAARHLLERGRRVVAALAGPADMPAAADRLRGFRTALREEGRDTGLVAYAPFTRAGGERAVRELLEAEPAIDAVFAGSDVMAAGALRALADAGRRVPDDVAVVGFDDVELARYTAPALTTVRQPTGEQVRLLVEALLAQVEGRATAEPVVLPTELVVRSSS from the coding sequence GTGGCCCCGCGCAGCACCACCCGCCCGGCCGTCCCGACGCTCGCCACCGTGGCCGCCGCGGCCGGCGTCTCCCCCGCCACCGCCTCGCGGGTCATCAACGGCAGCGCGCGGGTCTCCGACGGCCACCGCGCCGCCGTCGAGGCCGCCGTCGCCCGGCTCGGGTACGTCCCCAACCGCGCCGCGCGCAGCCTCGCCACCCGCCGCACGGGCGCCCTGGCGCTCGTCGTGCGCGAGCCGGTGTCCTTCGGGGTCAGCGACCCGTACCTCAGCACGTGCGTGATCGCCGCCAGCCAGGCGCTCGTGGGGACCGGCTCGCACCTCGTCGTCATGGTCGGCCGCGACGAGGAGGAGGCGGCGGCGGTCGGCGATTTCGTGCGCTCGGGCCACGTCGACGGGGTGCTGCTGCTCTCCGTGCACCGCGGCGACCCGCTGCCCGCGCAGCTGCAGGCCGTGGGCGTCCCGCTCGTGCTGGGCGGCCGCCCGCCGGACCCGCTCCCCGGCGCGGCGTACGTCGACGTCGACAACCTCGGTGGCGGCGCGTCGGCCGCGCGCCACCTGCTCGAGCGCGGTCGCCGCGTGGTCGCCGCCTTGGCGGGCCCCGCGGACATGCCGGCCGCCGCGGACCGGCTGCGCGGGTTCCGCACCGCCCTGCGCGAGGAGGGGCGGGACACGGGCCTCGTCGCGTACGCCCCCTTCACCCGTGCCGGCGGCGAGCGCGCCGTCCGCGAGCTGCTCGAGGCCGAGCCGGCGATCGACGCGGTCTTCGCCGGCAGCGACGTCATGGCCGCCGGCGCGCTGCGCGCGCTCGCCGACGCCGGGCGCCGGGTCCCCGACGACGTCGCGGTCGTGGGCTTCGACGACGTCGAGCTCGCGCGCTACACCGCGCCCGCGCTGACCACCGTGCGCCAGCCCACCGGCGAGCAGGTGCGGCTGCTGGTCGAGGCCCTGCTCGCGCAGGTGGAGGGGCGCGCGACCGCCGAGCCGGTGGTGCTGCCGACCGAGCTGGTCGTCCGCTCCTCGAGCTAG